A genome region from Gadus chalcogrammus isolate NIFS_2021 chromosome 5, NIFS_Gcha_1.0, whole genome shotgun sequence includes the following:
- the si:dkey-33c12.4 gene encoding nucleolin isoform X1, protein MPRKNKPEIFSAGLSVARVKEDTRMPRRQDLLTNVIRRNTVHTAFPNPYTRGVFEQGFIQQSIFGLLHQNLYLNRNVHDNHQHYYYGADHDDYDDYDDDDDDDDDDYDDEYEDAQSNASSPLPPHPSLRLLTQEEADKHAKEEQEREERRKAKIERQKLKKLRRKEKKRLEKEQKNKERCELKQNQPSGGNDENVIQNTSKIKTEQSDVDAETEDKSIDGDSTRSSEEPEERMKAADIKSFISPSPRGQSRSPVPGEKKGGVRRKKKTKNTTSRERRRPDRVESPAISQTPPLPRDASADKKENMNGTLEVYSQKTAELAACGHRLASCGQYEQALEYFTEAIKYNPKEYKLFGNRSFCYERLQQYESALQDSEVALSLEPGWIKGHFRQGKALCGLKRYYQASLTYKNILRQESSSVEAASELKRAQSLHLMEMGFSWAEACEALKEHGTLEEALEALFIGGAEPEEGCCRDTKTQLVEEEEEEVEEEEDEEERGEEDEGWTVLGRSRPHQARRRNAAPLKPVTDAPVRNAPKWEMYSVWVGSMAPTLTIPALHNLFNRAGHVTSVKMLVEQQCAFINYTRMEDCDRAIQLMDGLVVEGTPLAVRYPNRFLNEMNGQDGYPLPASKNLKECFFWRTNGCTKTVGCIFKHIPEHKHIDRDKLGP, encoded by the exons ATGCCGAGGAAAAACAAGCCGGAGATCTTCTCAG CCGGACTCAGCGTCGCCAGGGTGAAGGAGGACACGAGGATGCCGCGCAGACAG GATTTGCTGACCAACGTGATTAGAAGAAATACGGTTCACACCGCGTTCCCCAATCCTTATACACGAGGGGTATTCG AACAAGGTTTTATCCAGCAGTCCATCTTTGGCCTTTTGCATCAGAACCTCTACCTGAACAGAAACGTGCATGATAACcaccaacattattattatggtgCCGAtcatgatgattatgatgattatgatgatgatgacgacgatgacgacgatgacTACGACGATGAATATGAAGACGCACAAAGCAACGCTTCTAGTCCGTTGCCTCCCCATCCCAGTTTGAGGCTGCTCACACAAGAG gaGGCTGACAAACACgcgaaggaggagcaggagagagaggaacgacGCAAGGcgaagatagagagacagaaactgAAGAAGTTG CGTCGAAAAGAGAAGAAACgtctggagaaggagcagaagaaTAAAGAGAGATGT gaaTTGAAACAGAACCAACCCTCAGGAGGTAATGATGAAAATGTTATTCAAAATACAAGTAAGATAAAAACCGAGCAGTCTGATGTTGACGCGGAAACGGAAGATAAAAGCATAGACGGGGACAGCACCAGGAGTAGTGAGGAACCTGAAGAACGAATGAAG GCTGCGGACATAAAGAGTTTtataagcccctcccccagggggCAGTCTCGCTCCCCGGTGCCgggggagaagaaaggaggcgtgaggaggaagaagaagacgaagaacaCTACGTCGAGGGAGAGGCGGCGGCCAGACAGGGTGGAGTCTCCTGCTATCTCCCAGACTCCTCCACTCCCCAGAGACGCCAGTGCCGATAAGAAG GAGAATATGAACGGCACCCTAGAAGTTTATTCACAAAAAACGGCAGAACTAGCTG CGTGTGGACATCGCCTGGCCTCCTGCGGACAGTATGAGCAGGCGCTGGAATATTTTACTGAGGCCATTAAATACAACCCCAAGGAATATAA gttatTTGGTAACCGCTCGTTCTGCTACGAGCGGCTCCAGCAGTACGAGTCGGCCCTGCAGGACTCTGAGGTGGCGCTGTCCCTGGAGCCCGGTTGGATCAAGGGCCACTTCAGACAGGGGAAGGCCCTCTGTGGTCtcaag cGCTACTACCAAGCCTCCTTGACGTATAAAAACATCCTGCGGCAAGAAAGCTCTTCTGTTGAAGCTGCAAGCGAGCTGAAGAGAGCCCAGAGTTTACACTTAATG GAAATGGGGTTCTCCTGGGCGGAGGCGTGCGAGGCGCTAAAGGAACACGGCACCCTGGAGGAGGCTCTGGAGGCACTGTTCATAGGAGGAGCGGAGCCAG AGGAGGGGTGCTGCAGGGACACTAAGAcccagctggtggaggaggaggaggaggaggtggaagaggaggaggacgaggaggagcggggagaggaggacgaggggtgGACGGTTTTGGGGCGTAGTCGGCCTCATCAGGCGAGGAGGCGGAACGCGGCGCCTCTTAAACCCGTCACCGACGCCCCCGTCAGGAACGCCCCCAAATG GGAGATGTACTCGGTGTGGGTGGGCTCCATGGCACCCACCCTCACAATACCAGCGCTACACAACCTCTTCAAcag GGCGGGGCATGTGACCAGCGTTAAGATGCTGGTGGAGCAGCAGTGTGCCTTCATCAACTACACCCGGATGGAGGACTGTGACCGCGCCATTCAGCTCATGGAT gGTTTAGTGGTTGAAGGAACTCCTCTGGCTGTCCGTTATCCAAACAGATTTCTCAATGAGATGAACGGCCAAGATGGCTATCCACTTCCTGCTTCTAA GAACCTGAAGGAGTGCTTCTTCTGGAGAACAAACGGCTGCACCAAGACGGTAGGCTGCATCTTCAAGCACATCCCGGAACACAAGCACATCGACCGGGACAAGCTCGGACCCTGA
- the si:dkey-33c12.4 gene encoding nucleolin isoform X2 has product MPRKNKPEIFSAGLSVARVKEDTRMPRRQDLLTNVIRRNTVHTAFPNPYTRGVFEQGFIQQSIFGLLHQNLYLNRNVHDNHQHYYYGADHDDYDDYDDDDDDDDDDYDDEYEDAQSNASSPLPPHPSLRLLTQEEADKHAKEEQEREERRKAKIERQKLKKLRRKEKKRLEKEQKNKERCELKQNQPSGGNDENVIQNTSKIKTEQSDVDAETEDKSIDGDSTRSSEEPEERMKAADIKSFISPSPRGQSRSPVPGEKKGGVRRKKKTKNTTSRERRRPDRVESPAISQTPPLPRDASADKKENMNGTLEVYSQKTAELAACGHRLASCGQYEQALEYFTEAIKYNPKEYKLFGNRSFCYERLQQYESALQDSEVALSLEPGWIKGHFRQGKALCGLKRYYQASLTYKNILRQESSSVEAASELKRAQSLHLMEMGFSWAEACEALKEHGTLEEALEALFIGGAEPEEGCCRDTKTQLVEEEEEEVEEEEDEEERGEEDEGWTVLGRSRPHQARRRNAAPLKPVTDAPVRNAPKWEMYSVWVGSMAPTLTIPALHNLFNRAGHVTSVKMLVEQQCAFINYTRMEDCDRAIQLMDGLVVEGTPLAVRYPNRFLNEMNGQDGYPLPASKYALIHSLTKPCF; this is encoded by the exons ATGCCGAGGAAAAACAAGCCGGAGATCTTCTCAG CCGGACTCAGCGTCGCCAGGGTGAAGGAGGACACGAGGATGCCGCGCAGACAG GATTTGCTGACCAACGTGATTAGAAGAAATACGGTTCACACCGCGTTCCCCAATCCTTATACACGAGGGGTATTCG AACAAGGTTTTATCCAGCAGTCCATCTTTGGCCTTTTGCATCAGAACCTCTACCTGAACAGAAACGTGCATGATAACcaccaacattattattatggtgCCGAtcatgatgattatgatgattatgatgatgatgacgacgatgacgacgatgacTACGACGATGAATATGAAGACGCACAAAGCAACGCTTCTAGTCCGTTGCCTCCCCATCCCAGTTTGAGGCTGCTCACACAAGAG gaGGCTGACAAACACgcgaaggaggagcaggagagagaggaacgacGCAAGGcgaagatagagagacagaaactgAAGAAGTTG CGTCGAAAAGAGAAGAAACgtctggagaaggagcagaagaaTAAAGAGAGATGT gaaTTGAAACAGAACCAACCCTCAGGAGGTAATGATGAAAATGTTATTCAAAATACAAGTAAGATAAAAACCGAGCAGTCTGATGTTGACGCGGAAACGGAAGATAAAAGCATAGACGGGGACAGCACCAGGAGTAGTGAGGAACCTGAAGAACGAATGAAG GCTGCGGACATAAAGAGTTTtataagcccctcccccagggggCAGTCTCGCTCCCCGGTGCCgggggagaagaaaggaggcgtgaggaggaagaagaagacgaagaacaCTACGTCGAGGGAGAGGCGGCGGCCAGACAGGGTGGAGTCTCCTGCTATCTCCCAGACTCCTCCACTCCCCAGAGACGCCAGTGCCGATAAGAAG GAGAATATGAACGGCACCCTAGAAGTTTATTCACAAAAAACGGCAGAACTAGCTG CGTGTGGACATCGCCTGGCCTCCTGCGGACAGTATGAGCAGGCGCTGGAATATTTTACTGAGGCCATTAAATACAACCCCAAGGAATATAA gttatTTGGTAACCGCTCGTTCTGCTACGAGCGGCTCCAGCAGTACGAGTCGGCCCTGCAGGACTCTGAGGTGGCGCTGTCCCTGGAGCCCGGTTGGATCAAGGGCCACTTCAGACAGGGGAAGGCCCTCTGTGGTCtcaag cGCTACTACCAAGCCTCCTTGACGTATAAAAACATCCTGCGGCAAGAAAGCTCTTCTGTTGAAGCTGCAAGCGAGCTGAAGAGAGCCCAGAGTTTACACTTAATG GAAATGGGGTTCTCCTGGGCGGAGGCGTGCGAGGCGCTAAAGGAACACGGCACCCTGGAGGAGGCTCTGGAGGCACTGTTCATAGGAGGAGCGGAGCCAG AGGAGGGGTGCTGCAGGGACACTAAGAcccagctggtggaggaggaggaggaggaggtggaagaggaggaggacgaggaggagcggggagaggaggacgaggggtgGACGGTTTTGGGGCGTAGTCGGCCTCATCAGGCGAGGAGGCGGAACGCGGCGCCTCTTAAACCCGTCACCGACGCCCCCGTCAGGAACGCCCCCAAATG GGAGATGTACTCGGTGTGGGTGGGCTCCATGGCACCCACCCTCACAATACCAGCGCTACACAACCTCTTCAAcag GGCGGGGCATGTGACCAGCGTTAAGATGCTGGTGGAGCAGCAGTGTGCCTTCATCAACTACACCCGGATGGAGGACTGTGACCGCGCCATTCAGCTCATGGAT gGTTTAGTGGTTGAAGGAACTCCTCTGGCTGTCCGTTATCCAAACAGATTTCTCAATGAGATGAACGGCCAAGATGGCTATCCACTTCCTGCTTCTAAGTAcgcactcattcactcactcaccaagccCTGCTTCTag